In Gossypium arboreum isolate Shixiya-1 chromosome 5, ASM2569848v2, whole genome shotgun sequence, a single genomic region encodes these proteins:
- the LOC108452981 gene encoding anthocyanidin reductase — MASQLVGTKRACVVGGSGFVASLLVKLLLEKGFAVNTTVRDPDNQKKISHLVTLQELGDLKIFQADLTDEGSFDAPIAGCDLVFHVATPVNFASEDPENDMIKPATQGVVNVLKACAKAKTVKRVVLTSSAAAVSINTLDGTDLVMTEKDWTDIEFLSSAKPPTWGYPASKTLAEKAAWKFAEENNIDLITVIPSLMTGPSLTPIVPSSIGLATSLISGNEFLINALKGMQMLSGSISITHVEDVCRAHVFLAEKESASGRYICSAVNTSVPELAKFLNKRYPDFKVPTDFGDFPSKPKLIISSEKLISEGFSFKYGIEEIYDQTVEYLKSKGLLK; from the exons ATGGCCAGCCAGCTCGTAGGAACAAAGAGAGCTTGTGTCGTGGGTGGCAGCGGATTCGTTGCGTCATTGCTGGTCAAGTTGTTGCTCGAGAAGGGTTTCGCCGTTAACACTACAGTCAGGGACCCTG ACAAccagaagaagatctctcacctTGTAACACTACAAGAGTTGGGAGACTTGAAGATCTTTCAGGCGGATTTAACTGATGAAGGGAGCTTTGATGCCCCTATTGCTGGTTGTGACCTTGTCTTCCATGTTGCGACACCCGTTAACTTTGCTTCTGAAGATCCAGAG AATGACATGATCAAACCAGCGACTCAAGGAGTGGTGAACGTTTTGAAAGCTTGTGCCAAAGCAAAAACAGTTAAACGAGTGGTCTTGACATCATCTGCCGCAGCTGTGTCTATCAACACACTGGATGGGACAGATCTCGTCATGACAGAGAAAGACTGGACCGATATCGAGTTCTTATCATCAGCAAAGCCACCAACTTGG GGGTACCCTGCATCCAAGACGTTGGCTGAAAAGGCAGCTTggaaatttgctgaagaaaacaACATTGATCTCATTACAGTTATCCCTTCTCTCATGACTGGTCCTTCCCTCACCCCAATTGTCCCCAGCAGCATAGGCCTTGCTACATCTTTGATTTCAG GCAATGAATTCCTCATAAATGCTTTGAAAGGAATGCAGATGCTGTCAGGTTCGATCTCTATCACACATGTGGAAGACGTATGCCGAGCCCATGTTTTTCTGGCTGAAAAAGAATCTGCATCGGGTCGATATATATGCAGTGCTGTCAATACCAGTGTGCCAGAACTAGCAAAGTTCCTCAACAAAAGATACCCTGACTTCAAAGTCCCTACCGA TTTTGGAGATTTCCCCTCCAAACCCAAGTTGATCATTTCCTCAGAGAAGCTTATTAGCGAAGGATTCAGCTTTAAGTATGGGATCGAGGAAATCTACGACCAAACCGTGGAATATTTGAAGTCTAAGGGGCTGCTCAAGTGA
- the LOC108452980 gene encoding uncharacterized protein LOC108452980, producing the protein MSSAWLTSLKRSVNCKPKLPDVKEPAANDSTEKNSPCLCSSGCSRSLSNLRDVINGSKRQADKAPRIGSPTSIASSEIINQITHQAVFTDSKCVLEIKTECSGNDDGKGGSTFVGTLRPGTPGPGDRFMEPAYNSRRSRKIIAGPSLMRSSCGISSSKPRRSLDFESQRYVCQKCGENFKKLEAIESHHLSTHAVTALSEGDSSKKIVELICQTSFLEPENKFGEIERILKIHNMQRTLVQFEDYREMVKLKANKLSKKHPRCLADGNELLRFYGSTVACSLGMENTSSLCTLEQCEVCQILRQGFFSKREANGCWGVFTSSTSKRAMESVELDKEKHSLRKALVVCRVIAGRVVKGLEKMREMEGQSSFDSVAGKADCHSDIEELYSLSPRALLPCFILIICKN; encoded by the exons ATGTCTTCAGCTTGGTTAACTAGTCTCAAGAGATCAGTCAACTGTAAACCAAAGTTGCCTGATGTGAAGGAACCCGCAGCCAACGACAGCACTGAGAAAAACAGCCCATGTTTATGTAGTTCAGGGTGTTCAAGATCCTTATCTAACTTGAGAGATGTCATTAATGGAAGCAAGAGACAGGCAGACAAGGCACCACGAATTGGCAGCCCGACGTCTATAGCGAGCAGTGAGATTATCAATCAGATAACCCATCAAGCCGTTTTCACCGACTCCAAATGTGTTCTCGAGATCAAGACTGAGTGCTCAGGTAATGATGATGGCAAGGGGGGTTCAACTTTTGTGGGAACCCTTAGGCCTGGCACACCTGGTCCTGGAGACCGTTTTATGGAACCGGCCTACAATAGCAGAAGGTCGAGGAAGATCATTGCGGGTCCTTCACTCATGAGAAGTAGCTGTGGCATCTCTTCTTCCAAGCCTAGAAGATCCCTTGATTTTGAGTCCCAACGTTATGTTTGCCagaaatgtggtgaaaattttaaaaagttggaAGCCATAGAATCACATCATCTCTCCACGCATGCTG TCACGGCACTTTCTGAAGGAGACTCCTCCAAGAAAATAGTGGAATTAATTTGCCAAACAAGTTTTTTGGAGCCTGAAAATAAATTTGGTGAAATTGAAAGGATACTGAAGATTCACAACATGCAAAGAACTCTTGTGCAATTTGAAGATTACAGAGAAATGGTAAAGCTCAAGGCAAATAAACTATCCAAGAAACATCCACGTTGCCTAGCTGATGGGAATGAGCTTTTGAGGTTCTATGGCTCAACTGTTGCATGCTCTCTTGGCATGGAAAACACTTCAAGCCTCTGCACATTGGAGCAATGCGAAGTGTGTCAAATTCTAAGACAAGGGTTTTTCAGCAAGAGGGAAGCCAACGGATGCTGGGGTGTTTTTACTTCTTCCACAAGTAAAAGGGCTATGGAGAGTGTTGAACTTGATAAAGAAAAGCATTCCCTAAGAAAAGCTCTGGTTGTGTGCAGGGTAATTGCAGGGAGGGTTGTTAAAGGTTTAGAGAAAATGCGGGAAATGGAAGGTCAATCAAGCTTCGATTCAGTGGCTGGAAAAGCTGATTGCCATTCAGATATTGAGGAACTCTATTCACTAAGCCCTAGAGCTCTCCTCCCATGTTTTATATTAATCATCTGCAAAAATTGA
- the LOC108452979 gene encoding oxygen-evolving enhancer protein 3, chloroplastic-like, with protein MAQAMASMAGLRGSSQTVLEGSLRVSGQNRVNTGSSKRLGVATPGFTVRAQQAPTEPETGRRAVLGLVAAGLATGSFVQAVLADARSIKVGPPPPPSGGLPGTLNSDEPRDLDLPYENRFYLQPLTPEQAAQRAKESAKDILGVKSLIDKKAWPYVQNDLRLKAEYLRYDLNTVISSKPKEEKKSLKVLTKKLFDTIDELDHAAKIKSTPEAEKYYAETASTLNDVISKLG; from the exons ATGGCTCAAGCAATGGCATCCATGGCAGGCTTACGTGGCTCCTCGCAGACTGTCCTCGAAGGCAGCCTCCGAGTCAGTGGCCAAAACCGTGTGAACACTGGTAGCAGCAAAAGACTGGGTGTGGCTACGCCTGGTTTCACCGTCAGAGCCCAACAGGCACCTACCGAGCCTGAAACAGGACGCAGAGCCGTGCTGGGTCTTGTTGCTGCTGGTTTGGCCACAGGGTCCTTTGTTCAAGCTGTGCTTGCCGATGCAAGAAGCATCAAGGTCGGCCCGCCTCCCCCACCCTCCGGTGGATTGC CTGGAACTCTGAATTCAGATGAGCCAAGAGACCTTGATCTGCCATACGAAAATAGGTTCTACCTCCAACCACTTACTCCAGAGCAGGCAGCTCAAAGGGCAAAAGAATCAGCCAAAGACATTCTTGGTGTCAAGAGTTTGATTGACAAAAAGGCTTGGCCCTATGTCCAGAATGATCTCCGTCTTAAGGCTGAGTATCTCCGCTATGACCTAAACACCGTCATTTCCTCAAAGcccaaagaagaaaagaagtctCTCAAAGTACTCACTAAAAAGCTCTTCGACACCATTGACGAA CTTGACCATGCAGCCAAGATCAAGAGCACCCCTGAAGCAGAAAAGTATTATGCTGAGACCGCATCTACTCTAAACGATGTTATTTCCAAGCTTGGCTAA